One genomic region from Bacillus rossius redtenbacheri isolate Brsri chromosome 6, Brsri_v3, whole genome shotgun sequence encodes:
- the LOC134533059 gene encoding uncharacterized protein LOC134533059 has protein sequence MDTMYDEEFQQNLKLAKNLLDKIKSYEDKVISARWISKLCNLKSNDILVKKYRNAFFRYMLRVIQEEARHVDECAEESTDSESQEDLHYKATCHWSPDKRSYTAMKPLGHHGALIYIATAKDLALGWDVPQKQH, from the exons ATGGACACAATGTATGACGAAGAGTTCCAACAAAATTTGAAACTGGCGAAAAATCTCCTCGACAAGATAAAATCTTATGAAG ACAAAGTGATATCTGCTCGTTGGATCTCAAAGCTGTGCAATTTGAAGTCGAACGACATCCTTGTGAAGAAGTACAGGAATGCATTCTTCCGGTACATGCTGCGGGTAATCCAGGAAGAGGCGAGGCATGTAGATGAGTGTGCAGAG GAGAGCACGGACTCGGAGTCCCAGGAGGACCTGCACTACAAGGCCACGTGCCACTGGTCGCCCGACAAGCGCAGCTACACCGCCATGAAGCCCCTGGGCCACCACGGCGCCCTCATCTACATCGCCACGGCCAAGGACCTGGCCCTGGGCTGGGACGTGCCCCAGAAGCAGCACTGA